In the genome of Ensifer adhaerens, one region contains:
- a CDS encoding Uncharacterized conserved protein, whose translation MGMVFSTSFARRAPVGALICLLLSGCYDPDPMPVADIGPRGKTHAVPLAPIKSASRDVSYPVVEGPVGKLERKRESASLRQDVMDTLQSTPSGSSQTAEPAQPLPAAAASDAPSQTGEIDMDTMFGFPGKTAGKAPETPQLVEGDVDAPVVDGIGTDNLHEVSRSRSLPVDDAVARPAAIKEQKVAYIPRFSDPMAVPESQGGMPAGEKSCRILLQKLGVSYTDIPAIQDGPSCGIDYPVQVQSINGVRILPAAKLNCGMAVTFARWVRDDLVPTARIRYFSGVNTIRQMSSYSCRPMNSKRGNPWSEHARGNAIDVGQIILNNGEGIDVRKPGFFSFRQKGLLNSVRADSCKYFNTVLGPGDPYHGDHFHFDLRSRKSGRRYCSLD comes from the coding sequence ATGGGTATGGTGTTCTCGACTTCTTTCGCGCGGCGCGCACCCGTCGGGGCGCTGATCTGCCTGTTGCTCTCCGGTTGCTATGACCCTGATCCGATGCCTGTTGCCGACATCGGGCCTCGCGGCAAAACGCACGCGGTGCCGCTGGCTCCGATCAAATCCGCTTCCCGCGATGTGAGCTATCCGGTCGTCGAGGGGCCGGTGGGCAAGCTTGAGCGCAAACGGGAATCGGCAAGTCTGCGCCAGGATGTCATGGACACACTGCAGTCGACGCCGTCCGGGAGTTCGCAGACCGCGGAGCCGGCGCAACCGCTCCCTGCGGCGGCGGCATCCGATGCCCCGTCGCAGACCGGCGAAATCGACATGGACACGATGTTCGGTTTCCCGGGCAAGACGGCCGGCAAGGCGCCAGAGACCCCGCAACTGGTCGAGGGAGATGTCGACGCGCCGGTCGTGGATGGGATTGGGACGGACAATCTGCACGAAGTGTCCAGAAGCCGTAGCCTGCCTGTCGATGATGCAGTGGCGCGTCCCGCAGCGATAAAGGAACAGAAGGTCGCCTATATCCCACGCTTCAGCGACCCGATGGCCGTTCCCGAAAGTCAGGGCGGCATGCCGGCCGGGGAGAAAAGCTGCCGGATATTGCTGCAGAAGCTGGGCGTCTCCTATACCGACATCCCGGCTATCCAAGACGGGCCGAGCTGTGGAATCGATTACCCTGTTCAGGTTCAGTCGATCAACGGCGTTCGGATCCTGCCTGCAGCCAAGCTCAATTGCGGCATGGCGGTCACCTTCGCACGCTGGGTCCGCGACGACCTGGTGCCAACGGCGCGCATCCGCTATTTCTCCGGCGTCAACACGATCCGGCAGATGTCGTCCTATTCCTGCCGCCCGATGAATTCGAAACGGGGCAATCCGTGGTCGGAACATGCACGCGGAAACGCGATCGATGTCGGCCAGATCATTCTCAACAATGGCGAAGGGATCGATGTGCGCAAGCCCGGCTTCTTCTCCTTCCGGCAGAAGGGACTTCTCAATTCCGTCCGCGCCGACTCCTGCAAGTACTTCAATACGGTGCTAGGCCCCGGCGATCCCTATCACGGAGACCATTTCCACTTCGACCTGCGCAGCCGCAAATCCGGTCGGCGCTACTGCAGCCTCGACTGA
- a CDS encoding diacylglycerol kinase (ATP): MHGTGKPPFTKETGFRHFVSAARYSWQGFVRLLREAAFRQQIGGLVLGIALLLAIGATFERIFVFAGLMVVLFAFEAVNTAIEELVDHLSPEFSMFGRHAKDLGSLACACLIGLNAAYLAYVVIEVFLR, from the coding sequence ATGCACGGAACCGGCAAGCCGCCATTTACGAAAGAGACAGGTTTTCGCCATTTTGTCTCGGCGGCGCGCTATTCCTGGCAGGGCTTTGTGCGGCTCCTGCGGGAGGCGGCCTTCCGTCAGCAGATCGGCGGATTGGTACTGGGCATTGCGCTCTTGCTGGCAATCGGCGCGACGTTCGAACGAATCTTCGTCTTCGCCGGTCTCATGGTGGTGCTCTTCGCCTTCGAGGCGGTCAACACCGCCATCGAAGAACTCGTCGACCACCTGTCGCCGGAATTTTCGATGTTCGGCAGGCACGCCAAGGATCTTGGCTCGCTGGCTTGCGCCTGCCTTATCGGCCTGAACGCCGCCTATCTGGCCTATGTGGTGATTGAAGTCTTCCTTCGCTGA
- a CDS encoding cobalamin-5'-phosphate synthase, protein MLRPDEFLKDIGRALGFLSRIHMPASLFAGHDGSMRNTSGAFAVAGAVIALPPALLLGLLLHFDARPELAALLALALQILLTGGLHEDGLADCADGLGGGRTRERMLEIMKDSRLGAYGGLALILTLALRTEALASLAGSGPLAAGLAMIAVNAAARAALVWHWFMLPPARADGVAAAVGQPGRGALSTALFTGALVFALAGVGSFALASLFGAIIAAAIASVLFARLVRGKIQGHTGDTLGASEQVCEVALYVALAIAA, encoded by the coding sequence ATGCTGAGACCGGACGAGTTCTTGAAGGATATCGGGCGCGCGCTGGGCTTTCTCAGCCGCATCCACATGCCGGCAAGCCTGTTTGCCGGGCACGACGGTTCGATGCGGAATACAAGCGGCGCATTCGCCGTGGCCGGCGCCGTCATTGCCCTGCCCCCGGCGCTTCTTCTCGGTCTGCTGCTGCATTTCGATGCAAGGCCGGAGCTTGCCGCCCTTCTGGCCCTCGCGCTGCAGATCCTGCTGACCGGCGGACTGCATGAGGATGGGCTCGCCGATTGTGCGGATGGACTCGGTGGCGGGCGCACCCGCGAAAGGATGCTGGAGATCATGAAGGATAGCCGCCTCGGTGCCTATGGCGGACTGGCGCTGATCCTTACGCTCGCACTGAGGACGGAAGCCCTGGCAAGCCTTGCCGGATCAGGCCCGCTTGCTGCGGGGCTGGCGATGATCGCCGTCAACGCCGCGGCGCGTGCGGCGCTCGTGTGGCATTGGTTCATGCTGCCGCCAGCGCGCGCGGACGGCGTCGCGGCGGCGGTCGGGCAACCGGGTCGCGGCGCGCTGAGCACGGCGCTATTCACGGGGGCGCTCGTCTTCGCGCTAGCCGGCGTTGGAAGCTTCGCTCTTGCCAGCCTGTTCGGCGCGATCATTGCAGCAGCAATTGCCTCCGTACTCTTCGCCCGCCTTGTTCGTGGCAAAATTCAGGGACATACGGGAGACACATTGGGCGCGAGCGAGCAGGTTTGCGAGGTCGCGCTTTATGTCGCTCTTGCGATTGCCGCCTGA
- a CDS encoding two-component system, cell cycle sensor histidine kinase PleC, translated as MPERVSTSPDKNVVDLSKASRNAGMSRTLRETRTKLQNGEAGSPQFQRETLTLFIEASLDSAAAVPILACGIGAFALAFNMGQNTLLWVLTTLIVHAVHVFALQQIKSQQLIRDENASKWVRRLLGLQLAIGFCWAFFASQSCATCDPGSYLTFKGAALLIVLSATALTTSMLNGAVLATFIPTVGAIVYQYWRDREPLEIGLIAMFSAAIVFFVFFAGRLRRTNIQLLSYKTEKDDLIAELEVANSISDEARRRAEEANLAKSRFLASMSHELRTPLNAILGFSEVMDNEVLGPMSNPTYKEYVGDIHRSGQHLLNLINEILDLSRIEAGRYELHEESVKLSEITEDCIGMVQLRARSKNIRISQQFEPGLPPVWADEKSMRQVILNLLSNAVKFTPQGGEVAVKLGWTAGGGQYVAIRDNGPGIPEEEIPVVLSAFGQGSIAIKSAEQGTGLGLPIVQAILNKHNGEFILRSKLREGTEVIAILPPKRVLQTVPAVKEAHSNDRRRRSFA; from the coding sequence ATGCCCGAGCGCGTCAGCACATCTCCGGACAAAAACGTCGTGGACTTGTCCAAGGCGAGCCGCAATGCTGGCATGAGCAGGACATTGCGCGAAACGCGCACCAAACTCCAGAATGGCGAGGCAGGCTCTCCGCAGTTCCAGCGCGAGACGCTGACGCTTTTCATCGAGGCGAGCCTCGACAGCGCTGCGGCGGTTCCGATCCTCGCCTGCGGCATCGGAGCCTTCGCCCTTGCCTTCAACATGGGCCAGAACACGCTTCTGTGGGTTTTGACGACCCTGATCGTCCATGCGGTCCATGTCTTTGCGCTCCAGCAAATCAAAAGCCAGCAACTCATCAGGGACGAGAACGCGTCGAAATGGGTGCGCCGGCTTCTCGGGCTGCAGCTGGCCATCGGTTTTTGCTGGGCTTTCTTTGCCAGCCAAAGCTGCGCCACATGCGATCCCGGATCCTACCTCACGTTCAAGGGCGCAGCCTTGCTGATCGTCTTGAGCGCGACGGCGCTCACCACCTCGATGCTGAATGGAGCGGTGCTTGCCACCTTCATTCCGACTGTCGGCGCCATCGTCTACCAATATTGGCGCGACCGCGAACCGCTCGAAATTGGCCTCATCGCAATGTTCTCGGCCGCGATCGTCTTTTTCGTTTTCTTTGCCGGACGGCTGCGCAGGACGAATATCCAGCTCTTGTCCTACAAGACCGAGAAGGATGACCTGATCGCCGAACTCGAAGTCGCGAATTCCATCTCGGACGAGGCGCGCCGTCGTGCCGAAGAGGCCAATCTCGCCAAATCCCGCTTCCTGGCCTCCATGTCGCACGAACTCAGAACACCGCTGAACGCCATTCTGGGGTTTTCCGAAGTCATGGACAATGAAGTCCTCGGTCCCATGTCCAATCCGACCTACAAAGAGTATGTCGGCGACATCCACCGATCGGGCCAGCACCTGCTGAACCTCATCAACGAGATCCTCGACCTGTCGCGCATCGAGGCCGGGCGGTACGAATTGCATGAGGAATCCGTCAAGCTCTCGGAGATCACGGAGGATTGCATCGGCATGGTGCAGCTTCGTGCCCGCTCCAAGAATATCCGAATTTCGCAACAGTTCGAGCCTGGCTTGCCGCCGGTATGGGCCGACGAGAAGTCCATGCGCCAGGTCATCCTGAACCTTCTGTCGAATGCGGTGAAGTTTACCCCGCAGGGCGGCGAAGTGGCCGTCAAGCTTGGCTGGACTGCCGGTGGCGGGCAATACGTCGCCATTCGCGACAACGGGCCCGGCATCCCCGAGGAGGAGATTCCCGTCGTCCTTTCGGCATTCGGACAGGGTTCTATCGCCATCAAGAGCGCCGAACAGGGCACCGGGCTCGGTCTGCCGATCGTTCAGGCTATCCTGAACAAGCACAATGGCGAATTCATCCTGCGTTCGAAGCTGCGCGAAGGCACCGAGGTTATTGCAATCCTGCCGCCAAAGCGAGTGCTGCAGACAGTGCCGGCCGTCAAGGAAGCACATTCCAATGACCGGCGCCGGCGGTCTTTCGCCTGA
- a CDS encoding nicotinate-nucleotide-dimethylbenzimidazole phosphoribosyltransferase — protein MSVSGLPFDDFRELLNNLPGPDVRALEAARKRDAQLTKPPGALGRLEEIAFWLAAWSGRAPQVTRPLVAIFAGNHGVTRQGVSPYPSEVTEQMVANFTAGGAAINQICVTHDLGLKVFDLALQIPTGDITQEAALSERDCAATMAFGMEAIAGGTDLLCIGEMGIGNTTIAAAICYALYGGRAEDWVGPGTGAAGEGLQRKIDAVERAIALHKDHLDDPLEVLRRVGGREIAAMAGAILACRVQKIPVLIDGYVATSAAAILKAANPTALDHCLIGHVSAEPGHLRVIERLGKTPLLALGMRLGEGTGAALAAGIVKAAAACHSGMATFDGAGVSNKA, from the coding sequence ATGAGCGTGAGTGGATTGCCGTTCGACGATTTTCGCGAACTTCTCAACAACCTGCCGGGGCCTGATGTCCGCGCGCTGGAAGCGGCCCGCAAGCGTGACGCTCAACTGACGAAGCCGCCGGGTGCGTTGGGCCGGCTGGAGGAAATCGCCTTCTGGCTCGCCGCCTGGTCGGGTCGCGCCCCGCAGGTGACGCGTCCGCTCGTCGCCATCTTTGCCGGCAACCATGGTGTCACCCGTCAGGGCGTGTCGCCCTATCCGTCGGAAGTGACCGAGCAGATGGTGGCCAACTTCACCGCCGGCGGTGCCGCCATCAACCAGATTTGCGTGACGCACGATCTCGGTCTCAAGGTCTTCGATCTGGCGCTTCAAATCCCGACAGGCGACATCACGCAGGAAGCAGCCCTTTCCGAACGCGATTGCGCAGCGACCATGGCCTTCGGCATGGAGGCGATCGCGGGGGGCACGGACCTGCTCTGCATCGGCGAAATGGGGATCGGCAACACGACGATTGCCGCCGCGATTTGCTACGCCCTCTATGGCGGCAGGGCCGAAGACTGGGTCGGCCCGGGTACGGGAGCCGCTGGTGAAGGCCTGCAGCGCAAGATTGATGCGGTGGAACGGGCCATCGCCTTGCACAAGGATCACCTGGACGATCCGCTGGAAGTTCTGCGCCGCGTCGGTGGACGCGAGATTGCCGCCATGGCCGGCGCGATCCTCGCTTGCCGCGTTCAGAAAATCCCCGTGCTGATTGACGGTTATGTCGCGACCTCGGCCGCTGCCATCCTCAAGGCGGCCAATCCGACTGCACTCGACCATTGCCTCATCGGCCACGTTTCGGCGGAGCCCGGTCACCTGCGTGTCATCGAGCGCCTTGGCAAGACGCCGCTTCTGGCGCTTGGAATGCGCCTTGGCGAGGGCACCGGTGCTGCGCTCGCGGCGGGTATTGTCAAGGCCGCAGCCGCCTGCCACTCTGGCATGGCAACCTTCGACGGTGCGGGCGTTTCCAACAAGGCGTGA
- a CDS encoding Glutathione S-transferase — protein sequence MRLFDGGKAPNPRRVRMYLAEKGLTVELVPVDMGALGHKSDEITARNPLQRLPVLELDDGSNLSESIAICRYFEELHPDPPLFGRDAREKAFVEMWNRRIELGYLMSVAAAFRHVHPAMKEWEIPQLPEWGEINKPKAIEFLRFMDGELASRRFVAAENFTVADITMFIAFQFMKPARIACPPEFRNVLRWYDEVAARPSAEA from the coding sequence ATGAGACTGTTTGATGGAGGCAAGGCGCCCAATCCGCGCCGGGTACGCATGTATCTCGCCGAAAAAGGCCTGACGGTCGAACTCGTGCCGGTGGACATGGGCGCGCTGGGCCACAAGTCGGATGAAATTACCGCCCGCAATCCTTTGCAGCGCTTGCCGGTGCTTGAGCTGGATGACGGGTCGAATCTTTCGGAATCGATCGCTATCTGCCGTTATTTCGAGGAGCTTCATCCAGATCCGCCGCTTTTCGGCCGAGACGCTCGGGAGAAAGCCTTTGTAGAGATGTGGAACCGACGCATCGAGCTCGGCTATCTCATGTCCGTTGCTGCAGCCTTCCGGCATGTGCATCCGGCTATGAAGGAGTGGGAAATCCCGCAGCTTCCGGAATGGGGTGAAATCAACAAGCCGAAGGCGATCGAGTTTCTTCGATTCATGGACGGCGAGCTGGCCAGCCGTCGCTTCGTGGCTGCAGAGAACTTCACGGTAGCCGATATCACGATGTTCATTGCCTTCCAGTTCATGAAGCCGGCGCGCATTGCGTGTCCACCGGAGTTTCGAAATGTTCTGCGCTGGTATGATGAGGTGGCGGCGCGCCCGTCGGCCGAGGCATGA
- a CDS encoding beta-glucosidase — protein sequence MAVDTLLAKMTLEEQVALLSGADFWTTVPVPRLKIPKIKVTDGPNGARGAGSLVGGVKSACFPCAISIGSSFDPALARAIGKALAEEAKSKSARVLLAPTVNIHRSSLNGRNFECYSEDPHLTSEMAVGYIEGVQGEGIAATIKHFVGNESEIERFTMSSDIGERALREIYLAPFEAAVKRAGVRAIMSSYNRLNGTFTSEHQWLLTQVLRVEWGFDGVVMSDWFGSHSTVASVAAGLDLEMPGPTRDRGEKLVAAVKNGEIDAAKVRESAGRMLDLLRWTGAFTDPEMHEEVAEDRPEHRALIRRAGAEGSVLLKNNGLLPLSKSETGTLAVLGPNAAEARIMGGGSAQINAHYSVSPLEGIRKALAGSNAIFHVKGVSNNRLVKLHRGPVHIEYFKSTDLSGAPVHAEDIEMSERFWMDPISKSFDINAFSARLVFTFTPEVNGEYVVGLVSAGRSRLKVGSRQVIENWDSWTRGSNYFTAGNDEVRSAVSLEAGVPVQVVAEFRSPMAGDGGLNLNAIRIGIELPLGEADFEDALKKAESCDVAVIFAGREGEWDTEGNDLPDMRLPGRQDELIARVAAVNAKTIVILQTGGPVEMPWIDDVAAVMQCWYPGQEAGNAIADVLFGFAEPGGRLPQTFPLKLEDTSATTGDPRVYPGKDGHVDYREGVFVGYRHHDTRNIGTLFPFGHGLSYTTFAWGRPKISAETIGDDGVKVTLNVTNTGKRAGADVVQLYVRPVTPKVERPDKELRAFRKIRLGAGEARQLDLCITLRDLCRFDEEARCFVADAGEYEAVIAASAEDIRHTCRFRLEQEWKLPVGA from the coding sequence TTGGCCGTAGACACCCTGCTGGCGAAGATGACACTCGAGGAGCAGGTGGCCCTGCTTTCTGGTGCCGATTTCTGGACGACAGTGCCGGTTCCGCGGCTGAAAATACCCAAGATCAAGGTCACCGATGGACCCAATGGCGCACGCGGCGCGGGCTCCCTTGTCGGAGGCGTCAAATCCGCCTGCTTCCCCTGCGCCATCTCCATCGGCTCCAGCTTTGATCCCGCACTCGCGCGTGCCATCGGCAAGGCCCTGGCCGAGGAGGCGAAATCCAAGTCGGCCCGCGTCCTGTTGGCGCCGACCGTCAACATTCATCGCTCCAGCCTCAACGGCCGCAATTTCGAATGCTATTCGGAAGACCCGCATCTGACGTCCGAAATGGCCGTTGGCTATATCGAAGGCGTGCAGGGCGAGGGGATTGCCGCCACGATCAAGCATTTTGTCGGCAACGAATCTGAGATCGAGCGCTTCACGATGTCTTCCGACATCGGCGAGCGGGCGCTTCGAGAGATCTATCTGGCGCCTTTCGAAGCGGCCGTGAAGCGCGCAGGCGTGCGCGCCATCATGTCCTCCTACAATCGCCTGAACGGAACCTTCACCAGCGAACATCAATGGCTGCTGACCCAGGTCCTGCGCGTGGAGTGGGGCTTCGATGGCGTCGTCATGTCTGACTGGTTCGGCTCGCATTCGACGGTCGCTTCCGTCGCCGCAGGTCTCGATCTTGAAATGCCCGGCCCGACGCGCGATCGTGGCGAGAAGCTCGTGGCGGCCGTGAAGAACGGTGAAATCGATGCCGCGAAGGTGAGGGAATCGGCTGGCCGCATGCTTGATCTGCTTCGCTGGACCGGTGCCTTCACCGATCCGGAAATGCATGAAGAGGTGGCAGAAGACCGGCCTGAGCACCGCGCGCTGATCCGTCGCGCCGGCGCCGAGGGCTCGGTGCTTCTCAAGAACAACGGCCTTCTTCCGCTCAGCAAGTCGGAGACGGGTACACTGGCCGTTCTCGGCCCCAATGCCGCCGAGGCCCGAATCATGGGAGGAGGCTCGGCGCAGATCAACGCGCATTATTCGGTTTCCCCTCTCGAAGGCATCAGGAAAGCGCTTGCCGGCTCGAATGCCATCTTTCACGTCAAGGGCGTTTCCAACAATCGCCTGGTCAAGCTGCATCGCGGGCCGGTCCATATCGAGTATTTCAAGTCCACGGATCTGTCCGGTGCGCCGGTTCATGCCGAGGATATCGAAATGTCCGAGCGCTTCTGGATGGATCCCATCAGCAAGAGCTTCGATATCAATGCCTTCTCCGCGCGCCTGGTCTTCACCTTCACGCCCGAGGTCAATGGAGAATATGTCGTCGGCCTCGTTTCGGCCGGGCGTTCACGGCTGAAGGTTGGCAGCCGGCAGGTGATCGAGAACTGGGACAGCTGGACGCGGGGCTCGAACTATTTCACCGCAGGCAATGACGAGGTTCGGAGCGCGGTTTCGCTGGAAGCCGGCGTGCCGGTTCAGGTCGTCGCCGAATTCCGTTCGCCCATGGCTGGGGACGGAGGCCTGAACCTGAACGCAATCCGCATCGGAATAGAGCTTCCACTGGGCGAGGCCGATTTCGAAGACGCGTTGAAAAAGGCCGAAAGCTGTGACGTGGCCGTTATCTTCGCCGGTCGCGAGGGCGAATGGGATACGGAAGGAAACGACCTGCCGGACATGCGTCTGCCGGGGCGCCAGGATGAACTGATTGCGCGCGTCGCCGCGGTCAACGCGAAGACCATCGTCATTCTGCAGACCGGCGGTCCGGTAGAGATGCCGTGGATCGACGACGTGGCTGCCGTCATGCAATGCTGGTATCCCGGGCAGGAAGCGGGCAACGCGATTGCCGATGTTCTCTTCGGCTTTGCGGAGCCCGGGGGGCGCCTGCCGCAGACCTTCCCGCTTAAGCTCGAGGATACGTCGGCCACGACCGGCGATCCGCGCGTTTATCCGGGCAAGGATGGACATGTGGACTATCGCGAAGGCGTTTTCGTCGGCTACCGTCACCACGACACGCGCAATATCGGGACGCTCTTTCCCTTCGGCCACGGCCTGTCTTACACGACCTTCGCCTGGGGCCGTCCCAAAATTAGCGCCGAGACGATCGGCGACGATGGGGTCAAGGTCACGCTCAACGTCACGAATACGGGAAAGCGGGCCGGAGCCGATGTGGTCCAGCTCTATGTGCGTCCTGTCACGCCCAAGGTGGAGCGGCCTGACAAGGAGCTTCGGGCGTTTCGCAAGATCAGGCTCGGGGCAGGCGAGGCCAGGCAGCTCGACCTGTGCATCACGCTTCGCGATCTCTGCAGGTTTGACGAAGAGGCCCGCTGTTTCGTGGCGGATGCCGGCGAATACGAGGCCGTGATTGCCGCAAGCGCCGAGGATATTCGCCACACCTGCCGTTTCCGCCTTGAGCAAGAGTGGAAGCTGCCGGTGGGCGCCTGA
- a CDS encoding Uracil-DNA glycosylase: MSDSEVRRLLDAIALCRLCRDAPLRGPAHRLPHEPRPVAVLSSRARILIAGQAPGLRVHETGITFNDASGNRLRDWLGVTREEFYDTDRFSIVPMGFCFPGYDANGSDLPPRKECAPHWRTAVMAAMPQVELVLAVGHHAQSWHLGRRVRENMTETVRHWRDYIEPQDGVPVLPLPHPSWRNTGWIKRNPWFEKELLPVLKELVRRKID; this comes from the coding sequence TTGAGTGACAGCGAAGTCAGACGTCTTCTCGATGCGATTGCGCTCTGTCGGCTCTGCAGGGACGCACCCTTGCGGGGGCCAGCGCATCGACTGCCGCATGAGCCGCGGCCCGTCGCGGTCCTGTCGTCGAGGGCCAGGATCCTGATCGCCGGGCAGGCGCCGGGCCTGCGCGTGCATGAAACGGGGATCACCTTCAACGATGCGTCCGGCAATCGCCTGCGTGACTGGCTGGGCGTGACGCGGGAGGAGTTTTATGACACCGACCGCTTTTCGATCGTGCCGATGGGTTTCTGTTTCCCCGGCTATGACGCGAACGGCAGCGATCTGCCTCCGCGCAAGGAGTGTGCGCCGCATTGGCGCACGGCGGTGATGGCTGCCATGCCGCAGGTCGAGCTCGTTCTGGCTGTCGGGCACCACGCGCAAAGCTGGCATCTGGGCCGGCGCGTGAGGGAGAACATGACCGAGACGGTGCGCCATTGGCGTGACTATATCGAACCGCAGGACGGCGTTCCGGTTCTGCCTCTGCCGCATCCGAGCTGGCGCAATACCGGGTGGATCAAGCGGAATCCCTGGTTCGAGAAAGAGCTGTTGCCAGTCCTGAAAGAGCTTGTGCGCCGCAAGATAGACTGA
- a CDS encoding transcriptional regulator, AsnC family codes for MDRLDRKILRLLQEDSTLAVADIAKKVGLSTTPCWRRIQKMEEDGVIKRQVAVLDPVKVNAKVNVFVSIRTNAHSIEWLKRFSEVIAEFPEVVEFYRMSGDVDYLLRVVVPDIAAYDAFYKRMIARIEIRDVSSAFAMEQIKYTTELPLDYMSLESSKSSDD; via the coding sequence TTGGATCGTCTGGACCGCAAAATCCTGCGCCTGCTGCAGGAGGACTCCACCCTTGCCGTCGCGGATATCGCCAAGAAGGTAGGCCTCTCGACAACGCCGTGCTGGCGGCGCATTCAGAAGATGGAGGAAGACGGTGTCATCAAGCGCCAGGTGGCCGTGCTTGACCCCGTCAAGGTGAATGCCAAGGTCAATGTCTTCGTCTCGATCCGAACGAACGCGCATTCGATCGAGTGGCTGAAGCGATTCTCTGAAGTCATCGCGGAATTTCCGGAAGTCGTGGAATTCTACCGCATGAGCGGTGATGTCGACTACCTCCTTCGTGTCGTCGTGCCGGATATCGCGGCCTATGACGCCTTCTACAAGCGGATGATCGCCAGGATCGAAATCCGCGATGTCTCCTCGGCTTTCGCGATGGAGCAGATCAAGTACACGACCGAATTGCCCTTGGACTACATGTCTCTGGAATCGTCGAAGTCCAGCGATGACTGA
- a CDS encoding aspartyl protease family protein, giving the protein MTKLAIVLAILGVGLALLLLNHDSGQILGMTNDDFGNFIYLLPIAIMIGAGAIASRGQMGRNLTYLAIWAAVALVFVAIYVYQDDAKHVGSRVLAELMPGHSVVLTGLNGESEVVIRRTEGSHFAVNARIDGKRVGMLIDTGASQVTLTYEDAKRLGLKPETLKFSMPVTTANGTGQAAPVTIPELSIGPIVRKNIAATVAQEGRLDTSLLGMNFLSSLSAVRIQPNEMRLMD; this is encoded by the coding sequence ATGACCAAGCTTGCCATCGTCCTTGCGATCCTGGGTGTCGGCCTTGCCCTGCTGCTGCTGAACCACGACAGCGGCCAGATCCTGGGAATGACGAATGACGATTTCGGGAATTTCATCTATCTCCTGCCCATCGCCATCATGATCGGCGCTGGCGCGATCGCTTCGCGCGGGCAAATGGGACGCAACCTCACCTATCTCGCGATCTGGGCCGCTGTCGCACTGGTTTTCGTCGCCATCTATGTCTACCAGGACGACGCCAAGCATGTCGGCAGTCGGGTGCTCGCCGAATTGATGCCAGGCCATTCGGTCGTGCTGACCGGGCTCAATGGCGAGAGCGAAGTCGTCATCCGCAGGACGGAAGGCAGTCACTTTGCGGTGAATGCGCGCATCGACGGCAAGCGGGTCGGCATGCTGATCGATACCGGCGCAAGCCAGGTTACGCTGACCTACGAGGATGCAAAGCGGCTCGGGCTCAAGCCGGAAACATTGAAGTTTTCCATGCCCGTGACAACGGCCAATGGCACCGGACAGGCGGCTCCGGTTACGATACCGGAACTTTCGATCGGGCCGATCGTCCGGAAGAATATTGCGGCGACGGTGGCACAGGAGGGGCGCCTCGACACAAGCCTTCTCGGGATGAACTTCCTCTCCTCGCTTTCGGCCGTGCGCATACAGCCCAACGAAATGCGCCTGATGGATTGA